The following are encoded in a window of Nomia melanderi isolate GNS246 chromosome 6, iyNomMela1, whole genome shotgun sequence genomic DNA:
- the LOC116430092 gene encoding uncharacterized protein LOC116430092, with protein sequence MSNYRNDLFCKVRNKLREKEKHIKDVDKNMYSDEEIERPVSESQDFCLKLTPNSAISDSQGIMSSDDKDVIVISDSSSDCSSPKTVSSKFKSNKYFKSKREVHIIDSSSTESTDTQGKHVPNLQKKNNRPKVINDYKTDDHFIKRNNSLFISDDTSSSATESNERNIESSVTTKTTYFSFTPENMKVTSKCNTQLCNNVNAKSVLTTYANNSTNSKSTDEPPKRISNKTQSIKKLTKKDAKNIMKNIKATRQVYESPRRDNNVIINESIDNGMHPAISCMINLKESTKIIDETPVSSESDIVQDSQKNVKNVYKNHISKLVHTPREDNITNKVSTELSDRKKKQISEWLMTNTPDSKSDNSFGMVPASNKDEISSGNSSLERLEMNYETPNNREKIRQVLINERKTTNEESNKIIVSSATRQATLLEYTKRSKNNVLELRTSTNNCANNMISSPATNQPQNVNIMDCADILDKLYGKLWRNKADELLPKSEPRKQVVSTKDRAVQTERKTGKKKIVYTSDSEDEDSTAPLKNLKPQRSTTKRNIQTNIKVKDSFINDETSSESGCESSYYTAVTNPRSSTNNPKPKPTLPPHIQKVISLCDTDTEDEDEDKNRNKIQDFRRRKLSFSEDESKSSSTSEFDPGDDVPLKPTSKKDLTKSSRQIVKKDPIFKPTSDTLKNGKQASFLASLSENIPFANAHPDAKKYRTNYKANKESLCSYLYKLYNEKVFNKQLPENMSIEWNIRMRGTAGFCYNKKSIKPLGGVARSSRIVLSTKVLDTPDRLRDTLIHEMCHAAAWLINEVSDGHGPFWTGWANKAMKTFPDLPPIRRCHDYKIKTKFTYRCVGCGYSIGRHSKSLDVERKRCGHCYGKFELLVNKTTKSGTVQLQTPKRELGGFALYVKENYNSVKNECNVKHAQVMKILGQQFSAIKIAKNQGNSENNLDTPG encoded by the exons ATGTCTAATTACA GGAATGATCTATTCTGTaaagtaagaaataaattaagagagaaagagaaacataTTAAGGATGtagataaaaatatgtattctgACGAAGAGATAGAGAGACCTGTTAGTGAATCGCAAGacttttgtttgaaactaactccAAATTCTGCTATATCTGATTCTCAAGGAATAATGTCAAGTGATGACAAAGATGTGATAGTGATAAGTGACTCTAGTTCTGATTGTTCTAGCCCTAAAACTGTTTCTTCTAAAtttaaatccaataaatattttaaatccaAACGTGAAGTACATATTATAGATTCTTCAAGTACTGAGTCCACGGATACTCAGGGAAAACATGTTCCTAACTTACAGAAGAAGAATAACAGACCCAaagttatcaatgattataaaaCAGATgatcattttattaaaagaaacaattctTTGTTTATATCTGACGATACTTCATCCAGTGCCACAGAATCAAATGAAAGGAATATTGAAAGTTCTGTTACAACTAAAACAACGTACTTTAGCTTTACCCCAGAGAATATGAAAGTTACATCGAAATGCAATACTCAGTTGTGTAATAATGTAAATGCAAAAAGTGTATTAACTACATATGCTAATAACAGTACAAATTCCAAAAGCACTGATGAACCTCCTAAAAGGATATCTAATAAGACTCAGAGTATTAAAAAGTTAACAAAAAAAGATgccaaaaatattatgaaaaatataaaggcAACAAGACAGGTTTATGAATCACCAAGAAGAgacaataatgtaataattaatgagaGCATAGACAATGGTATGCATCCAGCTATTTCATGTatgataaatttgaaagaaagtaCTAAAATTATTGACGAAACACCAGTAAGTTCTGAGAGTGATATTGTTCAAGATTCCCaaaagaatgttaaaaatgtatataaaaatcatattagtAAACTTGTACATACTCCACGTGAggataatattacaaataaagtatCCACTGAATTATCAGAtaggaaaaagaaacaaatttcagaATGGCTTATGACCAATACTCCTGATTCAAAAAGTGATAACTCTTTTGGTATGGTGCCTGCCAGTAACAAAGATGAGATAAGTTCTGGAAATAGTAGTTTAGAAAGATTAGAAATGAACTATGAAACCCCAAATAATAGAGAGAAAATACGTCAAGTActtataaatgaaagaaaaacaacAAATGAAGAGtccaataaaataattgtgtCTTCTGCAACAAGACAAGCTACACTTCTAGAGTACACAAAACGATCCAAAAATAATGTTCTTGAACTTCGTACGTCAACAAACAATTGTGCTAACAATATGATTTCCTCTCCTGCAACAAATCAACCACAAAATGTAAATATCATGGATTGTGCTGATATATTAGATAAATTGTATGGTAAATTATGGAGAAATAAGGCAGATGAGTTGCTTCCGAAGTCTGAACCAAGGAAGCAAGTAGTTTCCACAAAAGACAGAGCTGTTCAGACAGAAAG gaaaacaggaaagaaaaaaattgtatatacatCAGATTCAGAAGATGAAGATAGTACTGCAC CGTTAAAAAACTTAAAACCACAAAGGTCgacaacaaaaagaaatattcaaacgaatATTAAGGTAAAAGACAGTTTCATTAACGATGAAACGTCATCGGAAAGTGGATGTGAAAGTTCCTACTACACTGCAGTGACAAATCCGAGATCATCGACAAACAATCCAAAGCCTAAACCAACACTTCCACCACATATACAGAA AGTTATATCGCTATGTGACACAGATACTGAAGACGAAGATGAAGATAAAAATCGTAATAAAATACAGGATTTCAGAAGAAGGAAATTGTCTTTTAGCGAGGATGAGAGTAAAAGTTCAAGTACTAGTGAATTCGATCCTGGCGATGATGTACCATTAAAACCTACAAGCAAAAAAG ATCTCACTAAATCTTCACGGCAAATAGTTAAAAAGGACCCTATATTTAAACCAACTTCTGACACTCTAAAAAATGGGAAACAGGCAAGCTTCTTGGCATCTTTATCCGAAAATATTCCTTTTGCCAATGCACATCCAGATGCTAAGAAATACAGAACAAATTACAAAGCTAATAAGGAGAGTCTATGcagttatttatacaaattgtataatgaaaaagtatttaataagCAATTGCCAGAGAATATGAGCATTGAGTGGAATATTCGTATGAGAGGTACTGCtggattttgttataataagaaGTCTATAAAACCACTTGGAGGTGTTGCAAGATCATCAAGAATAGTTCTATCGACAAAG GTGTTGGATACACCAGACAGACTTCGAGACACTTTAATACATGAAATGTGTCATGCAGCAGCCTGGTTGATAAATGAAGTTTCTGATGGTCATGGTCCGTTTTGGACGGGAtg GGCCAACAAAGCCATGAAGACATTTCCAGACTTACCACCAATTCGCAGATGTCATgactataaaattaaaactaagTTCACGTATAGATGTGTCGGCTGCGGATACAG TATTGGCAGGCATTCAAAGTCTTTGGATGTTGAAAGGAAACGGTGCGGTCATTGTTACGGAAAGTTTGAATTACTAGTGAACAAAACAACAAAATCTGGTACAGTTCAACTACAGACACCCAAGAGAGAACTCGGCGGATTTGCGCTCTATGTAAAAGAAAACTATAATTCTGTAAAAAATGAGTGTAATGTAAAGCATGCACAAGTGATGAAGATTTTAGGTCAGCAATTTTCAGCAATTAAAATTGCAAAGAATCAGGGAAATTCTGAGAATAATCTAGATACTCCtggttaa